In Scatophagus argus isolate fScaArg1 chromosome 3, fScaArg1.pri, whole genome shotgun sequence, one genomic interval encodes:
- the dag1 gene encoding dystroglycan: protein MSNKLSLGGLRVSRGLDLRLPRTRAILLGLLLTTVAWLPPPVSAEVEIDVLGDMVLMEAGGEGEKVGKRGELEASMHSSFLQEFQEATEGIRAMAAAVTGETQEGTAAPTAFPDSSAVVGRIFQMKVPNKVEDVILSDIVKITELGKDSLPAWLHWDASSRTLQGLPLEEDKGVHYISVSHLHTKSASSSSEVFSIEVHPEDHLDADSAQLASNQATDENDVQSFMCGNEDPVTVLTVILDADLTKMSSEQRVELLDNMRSFSGVGLQHMKILPVVNNRLFDMSAFMAGPGNAKKVVENGVLLSWKLGCSLEQSTVPDINSVQGPAKEGTMSAKLGYPVVGWHIANKKPHVPKRVRRQLNNTPTPVLAVLPPTTVVEPPVRIIPTLSSPSIAAPTESSAPPVRGPVPLPGKPTIRFRDPTAHTPTQGPPQPTRVMETTSIMAIQPTTSRPTYVEATATPSTPTRKPVKKPKRPKTTPAPREPKTSTAKPSRHTTLSPVVIPDPYNEKPDLRNPIDQVIALVGTYFEVKIPSDTFFDKEDGPTDKLRLTLRQNHNEVVGEGSWIQFNTTSQLLYGLPDVQHVGKHEYFMQATDKGGLNAIDAFEVRVNRWPANDKTPVIFTARFDGEPRSVANDIHKKILLVKKLAYALGDRNSSTVSLRNITKGSIVVEWTNTSLPQHPCPKEQLTAMSRTLASADGKPSQTFRYSMEPEFRPLDVKVKGRASCRTYSFIPPEEIEILEPPAVTPALGAGRQSTDDVYLHTVIPAVVVAAILLIAGIIAMICYRKKRKGKLTIEDQATFIKKGVPIIFADELDDSKPPPSSSMPLILQEEKPPLPPPEYPNMATPETTPLNQEMLGEYTALRDEDPNAPPYQPPPPFTTPMEGKGSRPKNMTPYRSPPPYVPP, encoded by the exons ATGAGCAATAAACTAAGTTTGGGAGGCCTCAGGGTGAGCAGGGGCCTCGATTTGAGACTACCCAGGACTAGAGCCATACTACTGGGCTTGCTTCTCACCACAGTGGCCTGGCTCCCTCCACCAGTCAGTGCAGAGGTGGAGATTGATGTGTTGGGCGACATGGTGCTCATGGAAGCAGGTGGAGAAGGTGAGAAGGTAGGCAAAAGAGGCGAGCTGGAGGCCTCCATGCACTCCTCGTTCCTTCAGGAGTTCCAGGAAGCAACAGAAGGTATCCGGGCCATGGCTGCAGCCGTGACTGGTGAGACCCAGGAGGGCACAGCTGCACCCACTGCCTTCCCGGACTCCTCAGCGGTGGTGGGTCGTATCTTCCAGATGAAGGTGCCAAACAAGGTGGAGGATGTTATCCTGAGTGATATTGTCAAG atcACAGAGTTGGGTAAAGACTCGCTCCCTGCCTGGCTGCACTGGGATGCCAGTAGCAGAACCCTGCAGGGTCTCCCTTTAGAGGAGGACAAAGGTGTCCATTACATCTCTGTATCTCATCTCCACACAAAatctgcctcctcttcttcagagGTGTTTTCCATTGAGGTACACCCTGAAGATCACTTGGATGCAGATTCGGCCCAGTTGGCATCCAACCAAGCCACTGACGAAAATGATGTCCAGTCATTCATGTGTGGCAACGAGGATCCAGTCACAGTGCTGACTGTGATCCTAGATGCCGATTTGACCAAGATGAGCTCGGAACAGAGGGTGGAGCTCCTGGACAACATGAGGAGCTTCTCTGGGGTGGGGCTCCAGCACATGAAGATACTTCCTGTGGTCAACAACAGGCTGTTTGACATGTCTGCATTCATGGCTGGGCCAGGCAATGCAAAAAAG GTGGTGGAGAATGGAGTTCTGTTGTCCTGGAAGCTCGGCTGCTCCCTGGAGCAAAGCACAGTGCCAGATATCAACAGTGTCCAGGGTCCTGCAAAGGAGGGCACAATGTCAGCCAAGCTGGGCTACCCTGTGGTGGGATGGCACATTGCCAACAAGAAACCCCATGTCCCTAAGCGGGTGAGGCGCCAGTTAAACAACACTCCAACACCTGTTTTGGCAGTGCTTCCCCCAACAACTGTAGTGGAGCCTCCAGTGAGGATTATTCCTACCCTCTCTTCCCCCTCTATTGCTGCCCCAACTGAAAGCTCTGCTCCACCTGTAAGAGGCCCTGTTCCTCTACCAGGCAAGCCGACAATCAGATTCCGTGACCCTACTGCCCACACCCCAACTCAGGGGCCTCCTCAACCAACGAGGGTAATGGAGACCACCAGCATCATGGCTATTCAGCCAACCACGAGCAGGCCTACTTATGTGGAGGCCACTGCAACACCATCCACACCTACAAGAAAACCTGTGAAGAAACCTAAAAGACCTAAAACCACACCAGCGCCCAGGGAGCCAAAGACATCCACAGCTAAGCCATCCAGGCACACCACATTATCGCCTGTTGTCATCCCGGATCCGTACAATGAAAAGCCTGACTTGCGTAACCCCATTGATCAGGTCATTGCATTGGTGGGCACCTATTTTGAAGTCAAGATCCCATCTGATACATTCTTTGATAAAGAGGATGGCCCAACAGACAAGCTGCGTCTTACTTTGAGGCAGAACCATAACGAAGTGGTGGGAGAGGGCTCTTGGATCCAGTTCAACACCACCAGCCAGCTCCTCTATGGCCTTCCTGATGTCCAACATGTGGGAAAACATGAATACTTCATGCAGGCAACTGACAAAGGTGGCCTGAATGCAATTGATGCTTTTGAGGTCCGTGTGAATCGCTGGCCTGCCAATGACAAGACCCCTGTGATATTCACTGCCCGATTTGACGGTGAGCCACGGTCAGTAGCAAACGACATCCACAAGAAGATTCTTCTTGTCAAGAAGTTGGCATATGCACTCGGGGACCgcaacagcagcacagtcagTCTGAGAAATATCACTAAAGGCTCCATTGTGGTGGAGTGGACAAACACCAGCCTCCCACAGCATCCATGTCCAAAGGAACAGCTCACAGCCATGAGCAGGACGCTTGCCAGTGCTGATGGAAAACCCTCGCAGACCTTCAGGTACTCCATGGAGCCTGAATTCAGACCTCTGGATGTCAAGGTTAAGGGAAGGGCAAGCTGCAGAACATATTCCTTCATCCCACCAGAAGAGATTGAAATACTAGAACCTCCAGCAGTCACTCCTGCTTTGGGAGCTGGCCGGCAGAGCACTGATGATGTCTATCTCCACACGGTCATCCCTGCTGTGGTGGTGGCAGCCATCTTGTTAATAGCAGGTATTATTGCAATGATCTGCTACAGGAAGAAACGAAAGGGAAAGCTGACCATTGAGGACCAGGCCACCTTCATAAAAAAAGGTGTGCCAATCATCTTTGCCGATGAACTTGACGACTCTAAGCCACCTCCGTCCTCCAGTATGCCCTTGATTCTCCAGGAAGAGAAGCCCCCGCTTCCACCCCCTGAGTACCCTAACATGGCCACACCAGAGACCACTCCCCTCAACCAGGAGATGCTGGGGGAGTACACAGCTCTGCGGGATGAGGACCCTAATGCACCACCCTACCAGCCACCACCTCCCTTCACCACTCCCATGGAGGGCAAGGGCTCCCGTCCAAAGAACATGACACCCTACAGATCTCCACCTCCCTACGTGCCGCCCTAA